One region of Chlorobiota bacterium genomic DNA includes:
- a CDS encoding PD40 domain-containing protein: MNAGPMVNTKNDERSPNITSDGGTLYFSSNGRSGFGGYDVFMAVREGAEWGQASNLGSLINSKKDELFFFAPSKHERFYFASGRDGGQGGLDIYYGTPNVFGEGITRILVSVVDSTTGNPLPSVVEVIDEATGQTVATFATNPQVKEYEQFLPAERKYRFQATVRDLPPRSASITTPFANEQATATVKFGPISLAEFDLGRYNVPFFVTGYYRPNTRENLDGLYPLLEGPLGDATYIERFRKGSKRYKDYLSYSETIEGIFKEVTGTTLKEIVPRFKASMLPGEVLEVRITGYADPKQFVGKYLEDETVTFQDNAKMEYEISRGDQIGNLELSGLRAWYSGHHLDQMLAASGNEDYRQLKSDGRIQFRYIGGGESRDRADRAAQRRIHIEIVRTGGAGGGQEFDMK; the protein is encoded by the coding sequence ATGAACGCCGGCCCAATGGTCAACACCAAAAACGACGAGCGTTCGCCAAACATTACCTCCGACGGCGGGACCCTGTATTTCAGCAGCAACGGCCGCTCCGGCTTTGGCGGCTACGACGTATTCATGGCGGTTCGCGAAGGGGCAGAATGGGGGCAGGCCTCGAACCTCGGGTCGCTGATTAACAGCAAGAAGGATGAGCTGTTTTTCTTTGCTCCATCGAAGCATGAACGGTTCTACTTCGCCAGCGGGCGCGACGGCGGGCAAGGGGGATTGGACATCTACTACGGCACGCCGAACGTTTTTGGCGAGGGGATAACCCGCATCCTTGTCAGCGTGGTTGACTCCACCACGGGGAACCCGCTTCCCAGCGTTGTGGAGGTGATTGATGAAGCCACCGGGCAGACGGTGGCCACGTTCGCCACCAACCCACAGGTGAAAGAGTACGAGCAGTTCCTTCCCGCCGAGCGGAAGTACCGGTTCCAGGCAACCGTCCGGGATCTTCCGCCGCGCTCGGCCAGCATCACCACGCCGTTCGCCAACGAACAAGCCACGGCAACCGTGAAGTTCGGGCCGATCTCGCTGGCGGAATTCGATCTTGGCCGCTACAACGTCCCCTTCTTCGTCACCGGCTACTACCGCCCCAACACCCGCGAAAACCTTGATGGGCTGTACCCGCTGTTGGAAGGCCCGCTTGGCGATGCCACCTACATCGAGCGGTTCCGCAAAGGGTCCAAGCGGTACAAAGATTACCTGAGCTACAGCGAAACAATCGAAGGGATTTTCAAGGAGGTGACGGGAACCACGCTGAAGGAGATCGTCCCACGGTTCAAAGCCAGCATGCTCCCCGGGGAAGTGTTGGAGGTTCGGATCACCGGCTATGCGGACCCGAAGCAGTTCGTGGGGAAATATTTGGAAGATGAGACGGTGACGTTCCAGGACAATGCCAAGATGGAGTATGAGATCAGCCGTGGCGACCAGATTGGGAACCTTGAGCTTTCGGGATTGCGCGCCTGGTACAGCGGCCACCACCTGGACCAAATGCTGGCCGCCAGCGGCAACGAAGATTACCGCCAGCTAAAAAGTGACGGGCGGATTCAGTTCCGCTACATCGGCGGCGGCGAAAGTCGCGACCGTGCCGACCGCGCCGCGCAACGCCGTATCCATATCGAGATTGTGCGAACCGGAGGGGCAGGCGGCGGGCAAGAGTTCGACATGAAGTAG
- a CDS encoding PorT family protein: MQTPLRLPFLLLMLAAMLPEQGTAQPLQPPANNAVAVRPSPLPFDRILNPDARGILVGPYAGINFNMHSGEFVLTENGIVCCTFDEGSGIGPVFGAKAMIPLTDQLSLSPRLAYESRKGNFETASDPVPFFGQNNQVENVIFTDRLEANLATFNIDLLGTYTLADFGLYVALGPSAGIVMGKDFTKTEEITTPSGVEFQNGTGTEQELFSGELDIVNTLQFELRGGLGATIEISDAIFLNPELLYGFPFTKISKEDDWKTSPIQFTLGILFSI, translated from the coding sequence ATGCAAACACCGCTACGCCTCCCCTTTCTGCTGCTGATGCTGGCAGCAATGTTGCCGGAGCAAGGAACCGCGCAACCCTTGCAGCCCCCCGCCAACAACGCCGTTGCGGTGCGTCCTTCCCCCCTGCCGTTCGACCGGATTCTGAACCCCGACGCACGCGGCATTCTGGTTGGCCCCTACGCCGGGATCAACTTCAACATGCACAGCGGGGAGTTTGTGCTGACCGAGAACGGGATCGTCTGCTGCACGTTCGATGAAGGCTCCGGAATTGGCCCGGTGTTCGGCGCAAAGGCGATGATCCCGCTAACGGACCAACTCTCCCTTTCCCCGCGGCTTGCCTACGAATCCCGCAAAGGGAATTTTGAAACCGCCAGCGACCCGGTGCCATTTTTTGGGCAGAACAATCAGGTGGAGAACGTCATCTTCACCGACCGGTTGGAAGCCAACCTTGCCACCTTCAACATTGACCTTCTGGGAACCTACACGCTGGCGGACTTCGGGCTGTACGTGGCGTTGGGGCCATCGGCAGGGATTGTGATGGGGAAAGATTTCACGAAGACGGAGGAGATCACCACGCCAAGTGGGGTGGAGTTCCAAAACGGGACAGGGACCGAGCAGGAGTTGTTCAGCGGCGAGCTTGACATCGTCAACACGTTGCAGTTCGAGCTTCGGGGCGGGCTTGGCGCAACCATTGAAATCAGCGATGCAATCTTCCTGAATCCGGAGTTGCTGTACGGCTTTCCATTCACCAAAATCTCCAAAGAAGACGACTGGAAAACCAGCCCGATTCAATTCACGCTTGGCATTCTTTTCTCCATCTGA
- the xseA gene encoding exodeoxyribonuclease VII large subunit, with product MVIRRASEAPPAATPSQPEIPTVSQFTRQLREVLEVGFPEVLVQGEISGWNRAASGHTYFTLKDAGASLGCVLWRGRQLRHAIRDGMSVVAGGRITLYEPRGQYQLDCTTLFPLGQGALAMAFEAMKARLLAEGLFDPEWKKPLPEFPKTIGLVTSRDGAALRDILTTLRRRMPLVNVMLYPTLVQGGAAAAEIARGIRTLNAVGGIDVMIVGRGGGSAEDLWAFNEEAVARAIFESEIPVISAVGHETDFTIADFVADLRAPTPTAAAELAVRDKLELLEYVEGIAQQMGDQVSVLIRSHQRELQALLRSRGFSRPADLIRTHEQRLDELTGRANRGLRGHLRSQSEGLRLMQASLQALNPANVLRRGYAIVERDGVPQTGIAQLPAGTEVAITMADGTRSAVIGE from the coding sequence ATGGTTATTCGTCGCGCTTCGGAAGCACCCCCCGCCGCAACCCCGTCCCAGCCGGAAATCCCAACCGTTAGCCAGTTCACGCGCCAGCTGCGCGAGGTGTTGGAAGTTGGGTTCCCAGAAGTGTTGGTCCAGGGGGAAATCTCCGGCTGGAATCGCGCCGCCAGCGGCCACACCTATTTCACGCTGAAAGATGCCGGGGCATCGCTGGGGTGTGTGCTGTGGCGCGGGCGGCAGCTTCGCCATGCCATTCGCGACGGAATGAGCGTGGTGGCCGGGGGGCGCATCACCCTGTACGAGCCACGCGGCCAGTATCAGCTTGATTGCACCACCTTGTTCCCGCTGGGCCAGGGGGCGTTGGCAATGGCGTTCGAGGCGATGAAGGCGCGGCTGCTGGCCGAAGGCTTGTTCGACCCCGAATGGAAGAAGCCGCTGCCGGAGTTCCCAAAAACCATCGGCCTTGTCACCTCACGCGATGGGGCCGCCCTGCGCGACATCTTGACCACACTCCGCCGCCGAATGCCGTTGGTGAACGTGATGCTCTATCCAACATTGGTCCAGGGAGGGGCGGCTGCAGCCGAGATTGCGCGTGGCATCCGCACGCTGAATGCCGTGGGGGGGATTGATGTGATGATTGTTGGGCGCGGCGGCGGATCCGCCGAAGACCTGTGGGCGTTCAACGAGGAGGCGGTGGCGCGGGCGATTTTTGAGTCGGAGATTCCGGTGATCAGCGCCGTTGGCCACGAAACCGATTTCACCATTGCCGACTTCGTTGCCGATCTTCGCGCACCAACCCCAACCGCCGCTGCCGAGCTTGCCGTGCGCGACAAATTGGAGTTGTTGGAGTACGTGGAAGGAATCGCCCAGCAGATGGGCGACCAAGTTTCGGTGCTGATCCGTTCCCACCAGCGCGAGCTGCAGGCATTGCTTCGCAGCCGTGGATTCTCCCGCCCAGCGGACCTGATCCGAACACACGAGCAGCGGCTGGACGAGCTAACCGGGCGCGCCAACCGCGGGCTTCGGGGGCATCTTCGCAGCCAATCGGAGGGGCTGCGGCTGATGCAGGCATCGCTGCAGGCCCTGAACCCGGCAAACGTGCTGCGGCGCGGCTATGCGATTGTTGAGCGCGATGGAGTTCCCCAAACCGGAATCGCCCAATTGCCAGCGGGAACCGAGGTTGCAATCACCATGGCCGATGGAACACGCAGCGCGGTGATTGGGGAATAA
- the recG gene encoding ATP-dependent DNA helicase RecG yields the protein MTTPAKRTRPEGEIKAEDVKNAGGDLFPLQFVKGIGPARAAALAEAGVRTVRDLLMFTPKSYLDRRTVLPLRQTRLLLGGEEGIPDQITAIVTVRRMEILQSGRGQKRLIMRVGDPTGDANLVFFQGAQYFIKSYQVGDSLAISGPAEIFGGMLQWTHPEIEKLEEEERGLIHSGRIIPQYRETARMKSAGLSSRSMRKLMEATFQRYVAEELRETLTDELIREYALLPLADAVYQMHFPGDEELLKQALYRMKFEELFFFELGLAYRKEVQLSSEPGISFNIHSALARQLLDKLGFELTAAQRRAMKEILADMEKPTAMNRLLQGDVGSGKTIVAVLAMLVAVENGYQCAMMVPTEILSEQHARTLQRLLEGLPVKVTQLVGGQKKRAREEVLYQLRNNETNIIVGTHALFQEGVEYANLGLVVIDEQHRFGVEQRARLRNKGRRPDTLIMTATPIPRTLTMTLYGDLDVSIIDELPAGRKPIRTAIRFENQLDAVWNFVRSEVMAGRQAYIVYPLVEKSEKLELKSAVEHYEFLKESVFPDLRLGLLHGQMLWYEKEDAMRDFLERKVDILIATTVIEVGIDVPNASVMVIENAERFGLSQLHQLRGRVGRGADQSFCILLTKDHYRYQMRRGISANEARQERRAAIRRLAAMAETNDGFRISEIDLELRGPGDVVGTRQSGLPEFHHANLITDGPIVGAARDAAFGVIRRDPELQSPANQRIAQAFQDSIKRSLKYADVG from the coding sequence ATGACAACTCCCGCAAAACGCACACGCCCCGAAGGAGAAATTAAAGCCGAGGATGTGAAGAACGCCGGGGGGGATCTGTTCCCCCTGCAGTTCGTGAAAGGAATCGGCCCAGCACGCGCCGCTGCATTGGCCGAAGCTGGCGTGCGGACCGTGCGGGACCTTCTGATGTTCACCCCCAAGTCATATCTGGACCGCCGCACCGTGCTCCCGCTTCGGCAAACCAGGCTGCTGCTTGGTGGTGAGGAAGGAATCCCCGACCAAATCACCGCCATTGTGACGGTCCGCCGGATGGAAATTCTGCAAAGCGGACGCGGGCAGAAACGGCTGATTATGCGCGTTGGGGACCCAACCGGCGATGCCAATCTGGTCTTCTTCCAAGGGGCGCAGTATTTCATCAAATCCTACCAAGTGGGGGATAGCCTGGCGATTAGCGGCCCGGCAGAAATCTTTGGCGGAATGCTGCAATGGACCCATCCCGAAATTGAAAAATTGGAGGAGGAGGAGCGGGGGTTGATCCACAGCGGGCGGATTATCCCGCAGTACCGCGAAACCGCACGGATGAAATCCGCAGGGCTTAGCAGCCGCTCCATGCGGAAGCTGATGGAAGCCACCTTCCAGCGATACGTTGCCGAGGAACTCCGCGAAACCTTAACTGATGAACTGATCCGCGAGTACGCACTGCTCCCCCTTGCCGATGCCGTCTATCAGATGCACTTCCCGGGCGATGAAGAGCTTCTGAAACAAGCGTTGTACCGGATGAAGTTCGAGGAACTCTTCTTCTTTGAACTTGGCCTTGCCTACCGGAAGGAGGTCCAGCTTAGCTCCGAACCAGGCATCAGCTTCAACATCCACAGTGCCCTTGCGCGGCAGCTGTTGGACAAGCTCGGTTTTGAGCTTACCGCCGCGCAACGCCGCGCAATGAAGGAGATTTTGGCCGACATGGAGAAGCCAACGGCAATGAACCGACTGCTGCAAGGGGACGTTGGTTCCGGCAAAACAATCGTGGCGGTGTTGGCAATGCTGGTGGCGGTGGAGAACGGCTACCAATGCGCCATGATGGTCCCCACCGAAATCTTGAGCGAGCAACACGCCCGCACGCTGCAACGGCTGTTGGAAGGCTTGCCGGTGAAGGTGACGCAGTTGGTGGGGGGGCAAAAAAAACGGGCACGCGAGGAGGTGCTATATCAGCTTCGGAACAACGAGACGAACATCATTGTGGGGACCCACGCGCTGTTCCAGGAGGGGGTGGAGTACGCCAATCTTGGGCTGGTGGTGATTGATGAGCAGCACCGCTTTGGCGTTGAGCAACGCGCACGGCTGCGGAACAAAGGTCGCCGCCCCGACACCCTGATTATGACCGCCACCCCAATCCCCCGAACCCTAACAATGACCCTGTACGGGGACCTTGATGTCAGCATCATTGATGAGCTTCCCGCAGGGCGCAAGCCAATCCGCACCGCCATTCGGTTCGAGAATCAGTTGGATGCTGTCTGGAATTTTGTCCGAAGCGAGGTGATGGCCGGGCGGCAGGCGTACATCGTCTATCCGCTGGTGGAGAAGTCGGAGAAATTGGAGCTGAAGTCGGCAGTGGAGCATTACGAGTTCTTGAAGGAGAGCGTCTTCCCTGACCTCCGCTTGGGGCTGCTTCATGGGCAGATGCTGTGGTACGAGAAGGAGGACGCCATGCGTGATTTCCTTGAGCGGAAGGTGGATATTCTTATCGCCACCACGGTGATCGAGGTGGGCATTGACGTTCCGAACGCCTCGGTGATGGTGATTGAGAATGCCGAGCGGTTTGGGTTGTCGCAGCTGCACCAGCTTCGCGGGCGGGTGGGGCGGGGTGCCGATCAATCCTTCTGCATCTTGCTGACGAAGGACCACTACCGCTACCAGATGCGGCGCGGGATCAGCGCGAACGAGGCACGCCAGGAACGCCGCGCCGCAATCCGCCGGCTGGCCGCAATGGCCGAGACCAACGACGGTTTCCGCATCAGCGAAATTGACCTTGAGCTTCGCGGCCCCGGCGATGTTGTGGGAACGCGCCAAAGCGGGTTGCCGGAGTTCCACCACGCCAACCTTATCACCGATGGGCCAATCGTTGGGGCGGCCCGCGACGCAGCGTTCGGGGTCATCCGCCGCGACCCTGAGCTGCAATCGCCCGCCAACCAGCGCATCGCCCAAGCCTTCCAAGACTCCATCAAACGCTCGCTGAAATATGCTGATGTTGGGTAG
- a CDS encoding DUF92 domain-containing protein, whose amino-acid sequence MSFPTEQFLGGVAAAAAVAIAARRARALSRSGAVATALLGSVTFGLGGVAWAAPLLAFFVFSSLLSAISKRRARRDFAEVFEKGGERDAGQVLANGGVAGVAVVLNFLHPDPLWYAAFVGSLSAAAADTWGTEIGVLSRGSVRSVLTFRLVPPGTSGGVSLVGSVGSVAGACLVAWVGALFVGGSLRFAIGATVAGIAGAFADSALGATVQAGYRCPHCLADTERKEHCGAATELVRGFAWANNDAVNLACCLVGAIAAAALLVWSE is encoded by the coding sequence ATGAGCTTTCCAACCGAACAATTTCTGGGCGGTGTTGCCGCTGCGGCTGCGGTGGCGATTGCGGCGCGGCGTGCCCGTGCGCTTTCGCGGTCCGGCGCGGTGGCAACGGCATTGCTGGGAAGCGTGACGTTCGGGTTGGGCGGGGTTGCATGGGCGGCCCCGTTGCTGGCGTTCTTTGTGTTCAGCAGCCTTCTTTCCGCAATCAGCAAGCGGCGTGCGCGGCGCGATTTTGCCGAGGTGTTTGAAAAAGGGGGGGAGCGCGATGCCGGGCAGGTGCTTGCCAATGGTGGCGTTGCTGGCGTGGCGGTGGTGCTGAACTTCCTCCATCCCGATCCGCTTTGGTATGCCGCTTTTGTTGGGTCCCTTTCCGCCGCCGCTGCCGACACATGGGGAACGGAAATTGGCGTGCTAAGCCGTGGAAGCGTCCGCTCGGTCCTCACCTTCCGGCTGGTTCCGCCGGGGACTTCGGGTGGGGTGTCGTTGGTGGGAAGCGTTGGCAGCGTTGCCGGGGCTTGCTTGGTGGCGTGGGTTGGGGCGCTGTTTGTTGGTGGTTCGCTCCGGTTTGCAATCGGCGCAACGGTTGCCGGGATTGCTGGCGCGTTTGCCGACAGCGCGCTTGGCGCAACCGTGCAAGCCGGCTACCGCTGCCCCCACTGCTTGGCCGACACGGAGCGGAAGGAGCATTGCGGCGCGGCAACGGAACTGGTCCGCGGCTTCGCATGGGCCAACAACGATGCCGTCAACCTTGCGTGCTGCTTGGTGGGGGCGATTGCGGCAGCGGCATTGCTTGTTTGGAGTGAGTGA
- a CDS encoding PD40 domain-containing protein — translation MNRRTCATLFLLLGLAGSALGQELFNYTYEIRTIDAVNSAQDDYGPALSKDRGTLLLTSTRAEGTLGEADIFSASRVQGGYGTPVNPGSPLNSSGNDGAVAIAADGKTVVFSADDGPDGKGSTDLYIAEIADGRITNIRNLGEASTRRHGSRNPRSAATGKRFGLPATAKGDMAKPTSGTPP, via the coding sequence ATGAACCGCCGCACATGTGCTACTCTATTTCTGTTGCTTGGCCTTGCCGGTTCGGCATTGGGGCAGGAGCTGTTCAACTACACGTACGAAATCCGAACCATTGATGCCGTCAACTCGGCCCAGGACGATTACGGGCCGGCACTCTCCAAGGACCGCGGCACGCTTCTGCTGACCTCCACCCGTGCGGAAGGGACGCTGGGGGAAGCGGACATCTTCAGCGCAAGCCGGGTGCAGGGGGGATATGGGACCCCGGTAAACCCAGGATCGCCACTGAACAGCAGCGGCAACGACGGCGCGGTGGCGATTGCTGCCGACGGCAAAACCGTCGTCTTCAGTGCCGATGATGGGCCCGACGGCAAGGGAAGCACCGACCTCTACATCGCGGAAATTGCCGACGGGCGGATCACCAACATTCGGAACCTGGGGGAAGCGTCAACACGTCGGCATGGGAGTCGCAACCCTCGATCAGCAGCGACGGGAAAACGATTTGGTTTGCCAGCAACCGCAAAGGGGGATATGGCAAAACCGACATCTGGTACACCACCCTGA